Within the Wolbachia pipientis genome, the region CTTTACTTGGATAAGTAAGAGAACGCTTTTGCTGGCTGCCAGCATTTCTTTGTGGTCTTATTCTTGGTTTTGCTGGATTTGACTTTGTTTTACCAAATGCTGCTTGCCCTTTATACGCAGGATTTTTTAATATCTGCTGGATGGTGCTTCGGTTCCACATCTCTCTTCCTTTTTGTGTCCTTACTGACCTTTCTTTTAGCCTACGTATTGTTTCATTAATGCTTACTCTTTCTTCACCTATCCACATGAACAGTTTTTTTACTATTCTCGCCTCTTCTTCATTAATTTCAAATCTCCTTTCTTCACCTGTTGTGCCACTCTTTATATATCGATAACCATAAGGCGCTACAGCCATTACACTTATACAGCCTTTTCTTGCCGCATGCAGTCTTCCTCGGCGATTCCTCTCCATAATCTTTGCTCGTTCATACTCTGCTATTGCTCCTTGCATTTGTAGTAGTAAATTAGATTCTGGACTATTACCAACCTGATGGTTTAAAAAGATCACCTCGGCTCCTGCTTTTTGAAATTCTTCCAGCAATATCATCTGATGTACGTAATTACGTGATAACCTATCTGGTGAGTGAATATACACTTTATCAATTTTTCCTTCTGCTACTTTATCTCTTAATTCATCTAAACCAGGTCACTCTAATTTCGATCCACTATACCCATTATCTATGAATTTATGCTCATTTAGTAGCTCTTGCTTATCCTCATTAATTCTACGCTCCAACTCAGCTACTTGACTTTCTATTGTTCCTTCTTGTACTTGCCTCTTCGATGAAACTCTTGCATATAAGCTCACTACTTTCATTTGCACCTTTCTTTCCTCCTTTAACTTCTCACACTAAACTCATAACAGCTTTTTACAGTTTGTTGTTCTTACAGTTAGTAGCTCTTCTGTGAAAAACTACCTATTCTCATTCTGTCTTACAATTTTTCCTACAAATTCACCTTTTGTTTTCCCCGTCTACTATATCAATTCTTTTTTATTGACCTCGCCTATTTCTATCATAAATTGCTGCACCTTACTCGCTTTCTGGTCGTGCAATTCTTTCTCTGATAGCTTGTATATCTTGATTTTGTTTATTTTGGGTAACAAATTCTTTTATTCGAAATACTATAGTTATATTATCAACGTTAATCTCTATTCTCTCAATTAACTTCCTTATTACACTACGTTTATCTAACCAATCCAATTGATCTAGCTCTAATTTTATCCCAGAATAAAACTCCTTTATGTTACCTATTATATTAGTCAACTCTTCCTGTACCTCTTTCTTATCTTTTATCCTTTTCTTTTCCTCTTCCTTTTCTTTTAATCGCTGTTTCATTCCTTTGATTCTTAACTCGAATTCCTCTTGATTTATATACCCACTTGCATAACTATCAATCAGCCCAGAAATACCTCGTTTTAATTTGCTTTCTTCCCTCTCAAGACCTTCCTCCAATAGCAACTCTTTACTTCCTAGCAGGTGCCGTTGATATTCATTTATCAACCTTTCTGGTTTCTTCAATATACCTTTTACTTTTTTCCATATAGTTGTTTCTAATGCATCTGCTTGCACCGGTCTGTTGCCGCATGCTTCCTTATAACTTGGAGCAATACAACAATAATAAGAATGATAGTAGGTTCCCCTCCTATTTATAGTAGATGCACCGCAATAAGCATATCTACAGCGTTGACACACAGTTAAACCTTGTAGCAGGTACGCTACTTTCCT harbors:
- a CDS encoding recombinase family protein, with product MWVGKERIGTIEVICRLKERSIRTQTGEERWNRSTISQILKNPVYKGQAVYGRTKAGQVKPEIRPQRNAGRQKSCSRYSQDKENWIYIAVPRIVDEELFNTVQEQLAENRERVKRQKRKVAYLLQGLTVCQRCRYAYCGASTINRRGTYYHSYYCCIAPSYKEACGNRPVQADALETTIWKKVKGILKKPERLINEYQRHLLGSKELLLEEGLEREESKLKRGISGLIDSYASGYINQEEFELRIKGMKQRLKEKEEEKKRIKDKKEVQEELTNIIGNIKEFYSGIKLELDQLDWLDKRSVIRKLIERIEINVDNITIVFRIKEFVTQNKQNQDIQAIRERIARPESE